TGCGGGCCGCCGAGCAGCATCACGCGCAGCCGGGCCCGCTCCTCGTCGTAGGCGGCCTGCACCCGGATCGGCTCGCCGCCGTCGCGGGGGCCGCTGATCGCGGCGGTGACCAGGGTGGTGACCCGGTCGGCGTCGTGGCGCGACACGGCGTCGACGGCGACGACCGTGGACACCTCGACGTGGCGGGTGCGGCGGGCGTCCTCGCGCGGTGCGGCCGGGACCGGGCCGCCGGTCAGCGCGGCCAGATCCTCGGCGGCGATGCGGTACTGCTTGCCGATGCGCACCGCCCTGAGCCGCCCGTCGCGCACGTAGTTGCGCACGGTCTTGACGTGCAGGCCGAGCCGCTCGGCGACCTGCTCGACGGAGTACAGCTCGGACATGTCAGCCGTCCTTGAGGCGTGCGGTCAGCTCGGCCAGGTCGGCGGTGAACCAGATCTGGCGCCCGCGGTTGGACTCCAGCACCAGCGCGCGCAGCGCGGAGCTGGCGTCCAGCCAGGTGGTGATGTCGCCGACGACCGCGAGCCGGATGCGGTAGTTGACGAACTTCTGCATGATCTCTCCGGCCAGGCCGGTGCTCAGGGTGAAGAAGTCGCCGGTGAGCCGGGCGGCGGGCAGCGCGACGACCTCGGCGCCCTGGAACGCCGCGCCGATCAGGTCGAGACCGTCCTGCACGGTGGCCACGGGCGGCCCGTCGGGGTCGGCGACGAGCACGGTGACCCCGTGGTGCTCCTCGATACGGTCGGGCACGTCGTTTCCTTCCCTACATGATGCGTGGTCGCCACCGTACCACTCCGTTTCAGGGAACGTTAGGGAAGGATCGGGTCATCCGGATCACGGCGGCGTGGGCGTCGGCGGCGATGTCCGCGTCGGAGCGCGCCGGATCGTGCAGGGCCTGTGCCGCGTCGCCGCCGGCCAGCAGGGCTAGCACGGGCTCGCCGAGCCCGCCGGTCAGGTCCGCCCACTCGCACCAGGTGGCCCGGTCCTCGCCCCACCACAGGCAGCCGCCGGGGGAAACCGGCCACCAGCGCTGCGGATAGCGCAGCAGCACCTTCTCGGCACGGCCGGTCCCGATCCGGGCCAGGGCCGCACGGTGCCCCGGCGGCAGCGACGGCACGCGCAGTGCCGGCAGCACCGCCAGCGGCACCGCGAGCACCGCCCGGCCGGCCACGGCACGGCCCCACCGGCCCGTCACCTCGACCCCGCCCGGACCCGCGGTGACGGCGGCGACCGGGCGGCCCAGCCGGACGTCCAGGCCGTCGCCGAGCGCGGCCGTGAGCCGGTCGAGGCCGCCGGGCAGCCAGCGGTCGCCCTCGCCCACCCCGGGTTCGCCGAACACGCCCCGCGCCGACGCCAGCCGCAGGTCCAGCCCGGATTCCGGTACCAGGCCGCAGTCCACGGCGTAGGCCGACGTCTGCCGGGCGGCCGGGTCCAGCCCGGCCAGGTGGGCGGCGAGCACGTCGGCCACCGGCAGATCCGTGTCGGCGGTCAGGCGGGCGGCGGTACGCGCCAGCGCCGACAGCGCCTCGGCCGCGCCCGTGACCGGCCCCTGCTCCGACACGGTGAGCGGGGCGGTGAAGTCCGTCGCGGCCACGGGCAGGCCCAGCTCACGGGCCAGCGCGGCGAGGCTGTTGCCGGCGTACTGCTGCAGCCAGGCCGCGCCCAGGTCGGCGCGTACCCCGCCGCCGAGGTCCACGGTGTGCACCCGGCCGCCGATCCGGTCGCGAGCCTCCAGCACCAGCACCTCGCGGCCGTGGCGGCGCAGCTCACCGGCGGCGGACAGGCCCGCGACCCCGGCCCCGACCACGGTGACGCGCTCGCCGGGCACGCCCGCCGACAGCAGGTGCCGGGCGGCGGCCAGGCCCGACTCGTGCGCGCCGTGCAGCATCGCCGGGCGGGCCGGATGCACGCCCTCCCCGGCCAGCACCAGCCGGCCCTCGGCGAACGGCGCGGCGAGCGCGGCCCGGTCGGCGCCGCTGCCGCCGGTGAGCAGGCCGGTCCAGGCGCCGCGCGCGTACGGGTCGGCGCCCCACCGCGACACCGCCCAGCCGGCCGGCTCCGGGATCCGCACGGCTCAGCCCAGGGTCAGCCAGGTGACGCCGAGCCCGTCCAGCCGCTCGCGCTCCGCCCCGGTCGGCGCGACCCGGCCGGTGGCCCGGCGCAGCAGCCCCGCCGCGTCCACGCCGAGCGCGGCGCGGGCGGCGGGCGCGGACAGGCCGAACAGCAGCCCCTCGACCACGGCCGCGGCGTGCTCGGTCAGCCACGGCGCGACGCCGAGCGCGTCGGCCAGGTCCAGGCCGTGCACGGCCAGCTCGACCACGCGGGTGACCTGGAAGTCGGTCAGCCGCATCGGGTCCCCGTGCCGGGTGGTGACCAGCCGCTCCGGGCTCGCCCCGACCCGGTCGGTGACCTGCTCGGCCTGCTGCTCGAACCAGTCGATCAGCTCCGGGCCGGACCGTGCCGCGGCGAACTCGGCCGCCAGGTCGACCCGGGCCCGGTCGGCCTGCGGGGCGAACCGGTGGTCAGGCGCGTAGTAGCGGGCGGTGTCGACCGGCGGGCCGGGCGGCGGCGCGGCGTCGAGCATCTCCAGGGTGCGCGACACCGCGATCGCGGCATGCGCGAACTCGTCGCGCACCGTCCACGGCGGGCAGCACGTCGGCCGGTCCAGGGCGGCCTCGGGCACCGCGCGCAGCCCCGCGACCAGCGCCGCGGCCTCCGCCGCCAGGGCCGCGTTCACGGCCTGGGCGCCGGGGATCACCGAGGCGACCCGGAACCGCTCGGCCACCGCCACGGTGTCGTCGTCCACGGTGAAGCCCGGGTCGCCGAGGTAGCCGCGCATCTGGTCGGAGTGCCAGAAGCGCTCGTGCGCGGCCCGCCAGCCGGCGACGCTCGGGTACCCCTCGCCCTCGTCGGCGGCGTGCGCGAGGTCGACCTCGCCCAGCGGCACCAGGCGCACCTCGGTCAGTTCCAGGATCGCCAGGGGCTGCCCGGCCGAGCCGATCATCGTGCTGCGCTGCCCGGCCTGCGGCAGCGGCTCGGCGTCGTGCTCGTACCCGATGAGCAGGCCGGTGGTGGAGGTCTTGTGCCCGGCCAGGACGGCGCCGGTGAGCTTGTCGCGCAGCGGCCCGGGGAACGCGAACTCGTAGTCGGACAGCCCGTCGTAGATCATGACGCCACCCTAGACGCCCCGGCCGCGCTCGCCGTTGACACCGATACCACGCACTGCGATGCTACGTACAACGTAGTAAGGGAGGTTCGATGGCCGGACTCGCCGACCTCGGCCGGTTCTCCGAACCGGCGCTGCACATCCTGATCAGCCTCGCCGCCGGGCCCAGACACGGCTACGCGATGCAGGACGACATCGGCGAGCTGACCGGCGCCCGCCCCGGGCCCGGCACGCTCTACGGCGCGGTCCGGCGCCTGGAGGAGCACGGTTACATCGAGGCCCTGCCCGAGCAGGACCGGCGCAAGCCGTACCGGCTCACCGACGCCGGCCGCGCCGCGCTCGGCGCCGAGCTGCAGCGGATGCGCTCGCTGGCCGCGACCGGCCTGCGCCGCCTGGCGGTGGCCTGATGCGCGCCCGGCTGGCCCGCGCCGTGCTGGCGCTGTACCCGCGCCGGGTCCGCGAGCGCTACGGCGACGAGATCGCGGACCTGCTCACGAACTCGCCCCGCCCCTGGCGTGACCTGGCCGACGTCGCGCGTGCCGCGCTCGGCGAGCGCCTGTCCGGCGGCCGTGCCGCGCTGGGCGAGGCGCGCGCCCGGACCGTGCTGTGGCACCTGGTCCGGCTGATGCTCATGCCCGCGGCGCTCACCGTGGTCCTGGTCGCGCTGACGGCGGCCGCCGGGCCGGTGCTGTTCCTGGCCGATCGGTGGGTCGACGCCGAGCGCGGCGCGTCCGTGGCGTACGCGGTGATGGTCCTGCCCGCCGCGCTGCCGGCCTGGCCCGCGGGCCTGCTGCTCGGCCGCTGCGCCAGGCTGGCCGCGCCGTGGCTGGCGGTGCCGGTCGCGCTGGCGCTCGGGCTGCTCGTGATCGCGGCCGTGCCCGGCTTCGGCATGGTGCTGGGGGAGAGCCTGCCCGGCGCGGCCGCCGCGATCGCCGTCTGGTGCGCGGGCACCGCCGCCCTCGCCCGCTGGTCGGGGGCACTGAGCCGCGTCCGGGCCGCCGCCGTCCGGGTGTTCGGGACGGTGCTGCTGCTGCAGGCGGCCACGATCGCGTACGTGCTCACCGCGCTCGCGCCCGGCCGGGCTCCGCGCCACCTCGCGGCCTGGTGGTTCCCGTCGGCGATCTCCGGCGTCGACCCCGGCCTGGTCGACGGGGCCTACCTGCAGCTGTCCGACGCGATCAAGTTCCTGCCCGCGGTGCTGGCCGTGTGCACCGTGTTCGCGCTGACGGTGACCGCCGTCACCCGGACCCGGCCCCGGCAGGCCCCGTTATCGGCTTGACTCTCACGTAACGGCAGACTCGAACCTGGTTCTCGGAAGGGAGAGAACCGTGGCATACACCGTGGGCAAGGTCGCCGACGTCGCCGGGGTGACCGTGCGGACGCTGCACCACTACGACGAGATCGGCCTGCTGTCGCCCAGCGAGCGCTCGCACAGCGGCTACCGCCGCTACGACGACGCCGACCTGGAACGGCTGCAGCAGATCCTGTTCTACCGGGAGCTGGGGTTCTCACTGGAAGAGATCGCGGCCATCCTCGACGACCCGCAGGCCGTGCCGGCGACGCACCTGCGCCGCCAGCACGAGCTGCTGACCGGGCGCATCAAGCGCCTGCAGGAGATGGTCACCGCGATCGAGTTCGCGATGGAGGCGAGGAAAGTGGGCATCAACCTCACGCCCGAGGAGCGTTTCGAGGTCTTCGGTGACTTCGACCCCGACGACCACGCGGAGGAGGCGGAGCAGCGCTGGGGCGGGACGGACGCCTACAAGGAGTCCACCAGGCGCACCGCCGCCTACACCAAGGACGACTGGCTGCGCCACAAGCAGGAGAACGAGGACTGGGGCCGCCGCTTCACCGCCCTCATGGACGCAGGCGCCGCCCCCGACAGCCCCGAGGCCATGGACCTGGCCGAAGAACACCGCCAGCTCATCAGCCGCTGGTTCTACGAGTGCAACTACGAGATCCACACCGGCCTGGCCGACATGTACCTCGCCGACGACCGCTTCACCGCCACCTACGAAGCGATCCACCCCGGCATGACCCAGTACCTCAACACCGCCATCCACGCCAACGCCATCTCCCGCGCGTAACCCCCATGACGCGGCGATCTTGCGTGGACTGTGGGGATGACACGCCCCTACCGGGCATATCCCTGACGGTTCGCGCAAGATCGCCGCGGTCTCGGGGCCGCACGGCGGCCGGGTCAGCGGTCGGTCTTGAGATGGGTGTCGGGGCCGGGGTAGAGGATTCCCTCGTGCTGGTCGTCCTCCCAGCGCACGGTGTACGGCGGGCTGCCGTCCTCGTGCGGGACCGCCGTGATCACGCCGATCCGGCGGTGGTCGCCCACTCGCGTGCCCTCGACGACGATGGTGTCTCCGACTTTCGCCTTCATTGCTGAACACCTCCTCGTCCATTGTCCGGACGAATCCCCGCGAGGTGCACGTTTCGCCGAACCGGGCTCAGGTCAGCGGCCGCGCCCAGCACAGCGGCGCCGTCCGCGTGAAACCGGCGCGGCGCAGCACGTTCGCGCTCGGCGGGTTGTCGTGGGCCAGCTCGGCCACCACGCACCTGGCCCCCAGCCGCGCGGCGAAGTCCACCAGGGCCAGCGCCGCCTCGGTCGCGTAGCCGTGGCCGCGCGCCGCGGGCACCAGTCCGTAGCCGATCTCGACCGTGCCCGCGGCGTCGGGCGGGCCGTGGAAACCGGCGCCGCCGATCACCTGCCCGGTGGCGCGCAGCTCGACCGTGTACGGCACCCACGGCCCCGCCGGGGCACCGGCCTGCAGGAACATCCGGGCCGCGAGCTGCTCGCCGTCGCCGGGGAAGCCGTCGGCCCAGCGCGGGTCCCGCGGCGCGCCGTCGGCGATGCGCGCCGCCAGGATCGGCCGGTACGGCCGCAGCACCAGGCGCTCGGTCTCGATCACAGAACGGGCAGCGTACCCGCTGCCGCCCGCCCGCGCACCAGACGGCCGCGACCGGCATCATGGTCGCCATGACGTGGACCGCGCCGCAGGCGCAGCGCAGCAGCGAACCGTACGTCGCCGACGAGCGCGCCATGCTGGAAGGCTGGCTCGACTGGCACCGGGGCACGCTGCTGCACAAGTGCGCCGGGCTCACCGGCGAGCAGCTCGCCCACGCGTCGGTGCCGCCGTCGGGGCTGAGCCTGCTCGGGCTGGTCCGGCACATGGCCGACGTGGAGCGCACCTGGTTCCGCCGGCGCGTCCGCGGCGAGCGGCTCGACGCGCTGTACACCCGTCCCGAAGGCGGACCCGGCGCCGCGTTCGACCTGGCCGACCCCGCGCGGGCCGAGGAGGACTTCGCGATCCTGGCCGCCGAGGTGGACGCGTGCCGGGCCGCCGTGGCCGGGGTGCCGCTGGAGCACACGTTCGTCCACGAGCGCACCGGCGACACCATGTCCCTGCGCTGGGTGTACGTGCACATGATCGAGGAGTACGCCCGCCACAACGGCCACGCCGACCTGCTCCGCGAGCGCGTCGACGGCGCCACCGGCGAGTGACCCGCCCCGGCCGATAGGCTCGGACCCGCACCCGCCCTCTCCTGCGTACGGGGGTTCCACCGCTCGTGTCCGAGCAGACTCCGCAACCGGCCGGCTGGCGCGAGCGGCTGCACGCCGACTGCTCCCGCTGCTTCGCGCTGTGCTGCGCCGCGCCCGCGTTCGCGCGCTCGTCCGACTTCGCCATCGACAAACCCGCCGGTCAGCCCTGCCCGAACCTGCGAGGCGACTTCCGCTGCGGCATCCACACGCAGCTTCGCGAGCGTGGCTTCGCCGGGTGCACCGTGTTCGACTGCTTCGGCGCCGGGCAGCAGGTGGCGCAGGTGACCTTCGGCGGGCGGGACTGGCGGGCCGAGCCCGGCTCGGCCCGGGACATGTTCGCCTCGTTCACGGTCATGCGGCACCTGCACGAGCTGCTGTACTACCTCGCCGAGGCCCGCTCGCTGCGGCCGGACGCGTCCCTGGACGGCGAGCTGGCGCGGGCTCAGGCGCATACCGAGCAGCTGACCCGGGGCACGCCGGCGGAGCTGGCCGCGATCGACGTCGGGACGCTGCGGGGCGAGGCCGCCGGTCTGCTGCGCCGCACCAGCGCCCTGGTGCGCGCCCGCGGCGGGCGGCCCGGCCCCGACCGTTCCGGCGCCGACCTGACGGGCGCGGACCTGCGGGAGGCCGGGCTGCGCCGGGCGAGCCTGCGCGGGGCGTACCTGATCGGCGCCGACCTGCGCGGCGCGGACCTGAGCGGGGCCGATCTGCTGGGCGCGGACCTGCGCGGCGCCGACGTACGCGGCGCGGACCTGACCGGCTGCCTGTTCCTGCTCCAGTCGCAGCTCGACGCGGCTCGCGGCGACCTCGGCACCCGCGTGCCGCCGGTGCTGACCCGCCCCGCCCACTGGCCCGCCACCCACCCCACCACCGCCGCCAGCCCGGCCCGCCCGCCCCGCCCGCCCCGCGGCACCCGCCGCTGACCCGCGCCTCCCGCGACGGCCAAGATCGCCGGACTTGCCTGGCACCTGGGCGTATCTTGGCCGGCCATACCCCCGTGTGCCTGGCAAGTCGGATGACCTCGGCCGTCGCGGGAGGCGCGGGCGGATCGCAGGGACGCCGCCGCTGTCGGCGCGGACACAGCAGCCCTTACTCTTGACATGTGGACCGCCGCGACCGCCGCAGCGCCGCGCCCTCCAGCGCGCGGCCCGGCCGCCGTGCGCTCGTCGCGCCGGACCTGACCGCGCTGCACGGGCCGACCACCGGCACCGCCGTGCTGCCGCACCGGCTGTTCTGGCAGGCCGACCGGCGCGTGGACCTCGACAACCCGCACCTGCTGCGCTGGATGTACGAGACGGTGCTGCGCGAGGCGGGCACCCTCGACGAGCTGCGCACCTGGCTCGACGGCCCGACACTGGTCCGGCTCTGGCCGGAGCTGTTCCTGCCGCGCGCGCTGCGTGCGGCGTGGGAGGAACGCCACCCGGCGCTGCGTACGGCCGTACCCGTCGGATGACCGTCGAGGAGCTGCAGGCCGAGGTCGCCAGGATCGCGCTCGGCGTGGCGCAGGCGCACGGGTTCGCCCTCGGCGGCGGGCACGCGCTCAACCTGTACGGCATCGTGCACCGCGCCACCGAGGACGTCGACCTGTTCACCGATGTGGACGGCGGGGTGCGCGCCGCCGGTGACCTGGTGGTGCGGGCGCTGCGCGCGGCCGGGCTGGACGTCACCGGATACGGCGACGACCTGGGCGAGGTGTTCGGCGGGTTCGACGACGAGCTGGTCGAGTTCCAGATCGCGCGGGGCGCGGCGGTGATGCGGCTGACCCTGGCCCGGTTCGACCGCAACCGAGGCACGGTCGTCATGGACGTGGGCCCGGTGCTGCACGTCGAGGACGTGCTCGGCGGCAAGGTCGCGGCGCTGGCCAACCGGGCCGAGCCGCGCGACTACGTCGACGTGGCCGGGGCGCTGCGCCGCTACAGCCGCGAGCAGCTGCTCGAGCTGGGCCGCCGGGCCGACCCGCTGCTGGCCGACGAGGACTTCGCCGCGGCGATGGCGCGCCTGGACCGCCTCGACGACATCGTCTGGCGGCAGCTCTACGGCCTGACCCCGCAGGCCTGCGCCGCCGTCCGCCAAGCCTTCACCGACTGGCCCCGCTGAAAGCAAGGGCACCTTCTTGACGCTTTCCGTAGAGGAAGGTGCCCTTGTTAACCCTTCTCTTCCGCAGGCTCGCCGCGCGGCCCCGGGACGGCCGCGGCCGTGGTGCTACTCCAGCGCGTCCGTGGTGCGCATGCGCTCCAGCAGCTGCTCCAGTGCGGCGATCTCCCGGCGCAGCGCGGCGCCGCCCTGGCGGGTCAGTTTCAGCCAGGTGCACGGCTTGCGGCCCTCGTACCCCTTACGGATCTCGACCAGGCCGGCCTCCTCCAGGACCCGCAGGTGGCGGCTGAGGTTGCCGTCGCTGAGCTGGAGCTGGTCGCGCAGCGTGGTGAACGCGCACTCGGCGGTCTCGGCCAGCACGGTCAGGATGCCCAGCCGGATGCGCTGGTGCACCGTCTCGTCCAGGGCGAGCGCCGGATGCGCCGGCTGTGCGTCGGTCATCGCAGGCCGCCGCCGGTGCGTACGGCCCGGACGGCGGCGAACACCAGCAGCGGCAGCGCCATGAGGATCAGCGTAGGGCCCGGCCGGTTGAGGCCGAACAGGGTCCACTGCCCGCCGAGCGCGGGACCCTCGAAGCCGTTCAGGATCCAGGTGGCCCAGCCGGGCAGGCTGCCCATGCCCTGCGAGCACTGCCAGAACGTGATCAGGCCGACCCAGAGCCCGGACAGGATCAGGGCGCGGCTGCGCTCGGCCCAGCCCAGCACGATCGTGGCCAGTGCGATCGGCAGCAGCGGCGTGTACAGGCCCCAGCGCACCTGGTCGAACAGCGGCGGCTCGACGTACATCTTGACCAGGTCCGCGTCGGCGGGCCGGTCCACCGGCATCGCGGCCAGCACCGCGAGCGCGAGCAGCGCACCCAGCGCGGTGATCGCGAACCAGCGCCACGGCACCCGGACGCCGACGCGCCGGGCGCGCAGCCGATACCACGCTCCGATCAGGGCGATGGTCAGCGGGGTGCCGATGAACCAGAACAGGTAGGACGCGAGCGTGCTGCGCTGCATGTCGGGCAGCCCGGCCCAGGGCGGGCCGGTGATGATCAGATCGGCCTGCGCGAACGGCGCCTGGTAGAGGGCGATGCTGGCCAGCAGCAGCGCGGCGAGCGCGGCCACCGGGAACCAGGCGCCGGCCCGGGCCCGGCGGCGGGCCTGCTCGCGCAGGCGGCGTACCTCGTCGAGCATCGCGCCGGGGTCGGCGGTTGCGGGTGTCGTCATCGGATGATCTCCCGTCGTGGATGTGCGCGGCATCAACTTTGTATCGCAAAGTCCACGCGTTCAGCAAGTGCGGGGCGTGCCGCGTTAAACGGGGCGACCCGGTGCGAGGCAGCCGGTAGCCTGCCCGGCGTGACCGAAGACTTGCTGAGCCGCCTGGAACGCTTCTACGACGCGGTGCCGCGCGACCGGGCCGCCGTCGAGCGGCATGGCACGTTCGAGCTGTTCCTCAACCAGGGCACGCCGTACCCGTTCTACGCCCGCCCCGTGCTCGGCGGGCCCGCGCCGACCGCCGCCGACCTGGACGCCGTACGGGCCCGCCAGCGCGAACTCGGCCAGCCCGAGTCGTTCGAGTGGGTCGACCAGACCACCCCCGGCCTGCTGCCCATCGCCGAGGCGGCGGGCCTGTCCGTGCTGCGCGCGCCGCTGCTGGTGCTCGACCCGGCACGGCTGGCCGATCCCGGCGGCACCGCCCGGATCGTGGCCGCCGACGCGCCCGACGCCGACGCGCCCGACGCCGCCGCGCTGCTCGCCGCTGTGGCGGCCGTGGCGCAGGTCGGCTTCGGCGCGCCGGGCACCGCGACGGGCGAGGGCGGACCCGCCGAGCGCGATGCGGTCCTGAAGCTGCCCGACGGCGGCGCGCTGGACCGCCAGCTGGCCGACATCCGCGGCGGCGTGCGCGTGTACGCCTACGCCGAGCTGCCCGGCCAGGGCGTCGTGGCCAGCGGCATCGCGCAGCGGGCGGGGGACGTCGCGGAGATCGCCGGGGTGGCCACGCTGCCCGCCGCGCGCCGCCGCGGCCTGGCGGGCGCGGTCACCGCGCTGCTCGCCCGGCAGGCGCTCGAACACGGCGTGCGCACGGTGTTCCTGTCGGCCGCCTCCGAGGACGTGGCCCGGGTGTACGAGCGCCAGGGCTTCGACCGCGTCGCCACCGCCTGCATCGCCGAACCGGCCGCCTGACCGCCGCGTTAGGAAGGGCACCTTCTACATCGGAAAACGATAAGAAGGTGCCCTTCCTTCAGATGGGTTCTACGCCGGCGGGCAGGCGGGACCAGGCCGATTCTTCGTGTACGTAGGCCAGCAGCACCTCGCGCAGGGCGCGGGCGGCGTGGGTCGGGGTGACGTCGCGGCGGTGTGCGAGGGCGATGGTGCGCTGCACGCCCGGCGGGGCGAGCGGGGTGGCCCGCAGCCGGGGGCGGCCCGACAGCACCAGCGACGGCACGAGCGCGACGCCGAGGCCGGCCTCGACGAAGCCGAGCACGGCGTCCATCTCGCCGCCCTCGATGGCGAACGTCGGGGTGAACCCGGCCCGGCGGCACGCCTCCAGGGTGGTGTCGCGCAGGTCGTAGCCGGGCCGGAACATGACCAGGGGCTGCCCGTCCAGCTCGGACAGGCTCAGCTCGGCGGCCTCGGTCGGGGCGGGCAGCGTCGCGGCGGACGCGACCACCAGGCTCTCGCGCAGGATCGGCTCGGCCCGCAGCGCCGGGTCGGTGCCCTGCTCGGGCAGCACGATCAGGGCCAGGTCGAGGCCGCCGCGGGCGAGCTTGCCGACCAGGTCCTGCGAGCCGCCCTCCTCCAGCAGCAGCCGCACCCCGGGATAGCCCTCCTGGTAGCGGCGCAGCACCGGGGCGACCAGGCTGGTGCACAGGCTCGGGGTCGCGCCCAGCCGCAGGCGGCCGCGGCGTACGCCGATCAGCTCCTGCACCTCCAGGCGCGCGGTCTCGACGTCGGCGAGGATGCGCCGGGCGCGGGGCAGCAGCGCCTCCCCGGCCGGGGTGAGCATGATGTTGCCCCGGGAGCGGGTGAACAGCGGCGCGCCCAGCTCGGTCTCCAGCACGCTGATCTGCTTGCTCAGCGACGGCTGGGTGACCCCGGCCTGCTCGGCGGCCTGGGTGAAGTGCCGCGTCTCGGCGACGGCCACGAAGTACCTGAGCTGCTGCAACTGCACGGCCGATAGCCTATCGCCATCGGTATCGGGGCGGTGATGCCTCGTGGGGTGGTGGGTCGATCGGAGTCTCGTGTCAGAACATGAGGTCTGACCACAGGCTCCGACACGAGACTCCGACCATCCGCACGCGGATCGCTACGACACGCAGAACTCGTTGCCCTCGGGGTCGGTCATGGTGGTCCAGGTGTGCGGGCCCTGGCGGCCCTCGTGCAGGAACTTCGCGCCGCGGGCGGTCAGCGCGGCCACGACCTCGGCGACGTCCCCGCCGCCGGTGCGCACGTCCAGGTGCATCCGGTTCTTGACCGTCTTGGCCTCGGGAACGAGCTGGAACAGCACGCGTGGGGCGCGCTCCAGCCCGTCGGGGTGCCGGATCGCCTGGCCCTCACGCCACACCAGGGTGCCGTTGTGGACGGTCGTGTCGGCCTCGCTCGCGTGGCCCTCGGCCACCATGCGGCGGATGAAGTCCTCGTCGGAGGGCTCCACCTGCCAGCCGAGCGTCTCGGCCCACCAGTCGGCGAGCCCGTGCGGGTCGGCGGCGTCCAGGACCACCTGGAATTCGTAAGCCATCGCCATCATCCTCGTTTCCGGTAGAGGTCACGCAGCAGGGAGATCTCGGCCGCGTGGTGGATCGCCTCGCGGTTGATGTGCAGCACCAGCGCGGCCATGGGGTACGCGGCGTACGGGCCCTCGGCCGGGCCGCACGGGCGGGCGAGGCCGTCCTCGCCCAGCTCGCGCATGCCCGCCGACCAGCCGGCGTACGCCTCGTCGAGCTGCTCGAGCGCCCGCTCGGCCGTGCCCGCGTAGTCGAAGCGGTCCGGGTGGCACGGCGGGCCGCCGAAGTGGTTCGCGGTGCGCTGCCCGAACACGCCGACGATGAGGTGCGCCAGCCGCCACGCGATCGTGGTGACCGGCGGCGGGTCCGGCTCGGGCCAGGCGAACTCGATCCCGTACGCGCCGCCGCCGTGCACCGGGGTGCCGGCGGCCTCGGCGCGGGGGCGCACGCTCCAGCAGCCGGCCACCGGCTCCCACAGGTACTCGGCGTCGGTCAGGCCGTCCAGGCGGGGCCGCGCCTGCTGCTGCCAGTGCCAGTCGAGCTGCTCGGCGAGCTGAGCGTTCCAGTCGATGCTCATGGTCCGACGCTAACCCGCATCGAGGACGGTTCCGGTCCGCAATCGCTGCGAGAATCGGATTCATGCTCGACACGTCGGCCCGCCTGCTGCGCCTGCTGTCGCTGCTGCCCACCCGCGCCGCGTGGACCGGCCCGGAGCTGGCCGAGCGGCTGGACGTCACCGGGCGCACGTTGCGCCGCGACATCGCCCGGCTGCGTGAGCTGGGGTATCCGGTGCAGGCCACGCCGGGGGTCGCGGGCGGTTACCGGATGGCCGCCGGGTCCACGCTGCCGCCGCTGCTGCTGGAGGACGACGAGGCGGTGGCGGTGGTGCTGAGTCTGCGTACCGCGGCGGGCAGTGCGGGCGCGGCGGAGACCGCGGCCGCGGCGCTGGCCAAGCTCGAGCGGATCCTGCCGGCTCGGCTGCGCCGCCGGGCGGCCGCGCTGCGGCAGGCCACCGTGCCGCTGCCCGGCGGCGCCCCGGCGGTGGCCGCCGAGGTGCTGACGGTGCTCGCCGAGGCGTGCCAGGAGCGGCAGGTGCTGGCGTTCGGCTACCGCGACCGGGACGGGGCGGTCACCGGGCGGTGGGTGGAGCCGCACCGGCTCGTGCACGCGGGACGCCGGTGGTATCTGGTGGCCCGCGACCGGGACCGCGACGCGTGGCGCACGTTCCGAGCCGACCGGATCGAGGACCCGCGCCCGGCCGGGTTCGGGTTC
The Catellatospora sp. IY07-71 DNA segment above includes these coding regions:
- a CDS encoding maleylpyruvate isomerase family mycothiol-dependent enzyme, yielding MIPGAQAVNAALAAEAAALVAGLRAVPEAALDRPTCCPPWTVRDEFAHAAIAVSRTLEMLDAAPPPGPPVDTARYYAPDHRFAPQADRARVDLAAEFAAARSGPELIDWFEQQAEQVTDRVGASPERLVTTRHGDPMRLTDFQVTRVVELAVHGLDLADALGVAPWLTEHAAAVVEGLLFGLSAPAARAALGVDAAGLLRRATGRVAPTGAERERLDGLGVTWLTLG
- a CDS encoding PadR family transcriptional regulator, which gives rise to MAGLADLGRFSEPALHILISLAAGPRHGYAMQDDIGELTGARPGPGTLYGAVRRLEEHGYIEALPEQDRRKPYRLTDAGRAALGAELQRMRSLAATGLRRLAVA
- a CDS encoding GNAT family N-acetyltransferase; protein product: MIETERLVLRPYRPILAARIADGAPRDPRWADGFPGDGEQLAARMFLQAGAPAGPWVPYTVELRATGQVIGGAGFHGPPDAAGTVEIGYGLVPAARGHGYATEAALALVDFAARLGARCVVAELAHDNPPSANVLRRAGFTRTAPLCWARPLT
- a CDS encoding DUF1918 domain-containing protein → MKAKVGDTIVVEGTRVGDHRRIGVITAVPHEDGSPPYTVRWEDDQHEGILYPGPDTHLKTDR
- a CDS encoding DinB family protein; the protein is MTWTAPQAQRSSEPYVADERAMLEGWLDWHRGTLLHKCAGLTGEQLAHASVPPSGLSLLGLVRHMADVERTWFRRRVRGERLDALYTRPEGGPGAAFDLADPARAEEDFAILAAEVDACRAAVAGVPLEHTFVHERTGDTMSLRWVYVHMIEEYARHNGHADLLRERVDGATGE
- a CDS encoding flavin monoamine oxidase family protein, encoding MRIPEPAGWAVSRWGADPYARGAWTGLLTGGSGADRAALAAPFAEGRLVLAGEGVHPARPAMLHGAHESGLAAARHLLSAGVPGERVTVVGAGVAGLSAAGELRRHGREVLVLEARDRIGGRVHTVDLGGGVRADLGAAWLQQYAGNSLAALARELGLPVAATDFTAPLTVSEQGPVTGAAEALSALARTAARLTADTDLPVADVLAAHLAGLDPAARQTSAYAVDCGLVPESGLDLRLASARGVFGEPGVGEGDRWLPGGLDRLTAALGDGLDVRLGRPVAAVTAGPGGVEVTGRWGRAVAGRAVLAVPLAVLPALRVPSLPPGHRAALARIGTGRAEKVLLRYPQRWWPVSPGGCLWWGEDRATWCEWADLTGGLGEPVLALLAGGDAAQALHDPARSDADIAADAHAAVIRMTRSFPNVP
- a CDS encoding MerR family transcriptional regulator, with protein sequence MAYTVGKVADVAGVTVRTLHHYDEIGLLSPSERSHSGYRRYDDADLERLQQILFYRELGFSLEEIAAILDDPQAVPATHLRRQHELLTGRIKRLQEMVTAIEFAMEARKVGINLTPEERFEVFGDFDPDDHAEEAEQRWGGTDAYKESTRRTAAYTKDDWLRHKQENEDWGRRFTALMDAGAAPDSPEAMDLAEEHRQLISRWFYECNYEIHTGLADMYLADDRFTATYEAIHPGMTQYLNTAIHANAISRA
- a CDS encoding DUF4180 domain-containing protein; its protein translation is MPDRIEEHHGVTVLVADPDGPPVATVQDGLDLIGAAFQGAEVVALPAARLTGDFFTLSTGLAGEIMQKFVNYRIRLAVVGDITTWLDASSALRALVLESNRGRQIWFTADLAELTARLKDG
- a CDS encoding helix-turn-helix domain-containing protein, translated to MSELYSVEQVAERLGLHVKTVRNYVRDGRLRAVRIGKQYRIAAEDLAALTGGPVPAAPREDARRTRHVEVSTVVAVDAVSRHDADRVTTLVTAAISGPRDGGEPIRVQAAYDEERARLRVMLLGGPQDTAELLRLIDAILQAR